In Paracoccus aminophilus JCM 7686, a single window of DNA contains:
- the fabG gene encoding 3-oxoacyl-ACP reductase FabG, which translates to MFDLTGKRALITGASGGIGGAIAEVLHGAGAEVTLSGTREAPLRELADKLGARAHVAVANLSDAAAVEALPKTAAELMGGVDILVNNAGITRDNLFMRMSDEEWAQVIEVNLTSSFRLCRAVLRGMMKARWGRIVNISSIVGATGNPGQGNYAAAKAGLVGMSKSLAFEVISRGITVNCVAPGFVETAMTGKLTDEQKARILTQVPAGRMGTSEEIAAAALYLASPEAGYVTGTTLHVNGGMAML; encoded by the coding sequence ATGTTTGATCTGACGGGCAAGAGGGCGCTGATCACCGGCGCGTCTGGTGGCATCGGCGGGGCGATTGCCGAGGTTCTGCACGGGGCGGGCGCGGAGGTCACGCTCTCGGGCACGCGGGAGGCGCCGTTGCGCGAGCTTGCTGACAAGCTTGGCGCGCGCGCTCATGTCGCAGTTGCGAATCTTTCCGATGCTGCGGCGGTCGAGGCTTTGCCGAAGACCGCGGCCGAGCTGATGGGCGGGGTCGATATTCTGGTCAACAATGCCGGGATCACCCGCGACAACCTGTTCATGCGCATGTCCGATGAGGAATGGGCGCAGGTGATCGAGGTCAATCTGACCTCGAGCTTCCGGCTCTGCCGGGCGGTTCTGCGCGGCATGATGAAGGCGCGTTGGGGGCGGATCGTGAATATCTCCTCGATCGTCGGCGCGACCGGAAACCCGGGGCAGGGCAATTATGCTGCTGCCAAGGCCGGTCTGGTCGGCATGTCGAAAAGCCTTGCTTTTGAAGTGATTAGCCGCGGGATTACCGTGAACTGCGTCGCGCCGGGCTTTGTCGAGACCGCCATGACTGGCAAGCTCACTGACGAGCAGAAAGCCCGGATCCTGACCCAGGTTCCGGCTGGGCGTATGGGCACCTCCGAAGAGATTGCCGCCGCCGCGCTTTATCTGGCGAGCCCGGAGGCTGGCTATGTCACTGGCACAACCCTGCATGTGAATGGCGGCATGGCGATGCTCTGA
- a CDS encoding acyl carrier protein encodes MSDIADRVKKIVVEHLGVDEDKVTESASFIDDLGADSLDTVELVMAFEEEFGIEIPDDAAETIQTFGDAVNFIQGAV; translated from the coding sequence ATGAGCGATATCGCTGATCGCGTGAAAAAGATCGTCGTCGAGCATCTGGGCGTCGACGAGGACAAGGTGACGGAATCGGCTTCCTTCATCGATGATCTGGGTGCGGATTCGCTCGACACCGTCGAGCTGGTCATGGCCTTCGAAGAAGAATTCGGGATCGAAATTCCGGATGACGCTGCCGAGACCATCCAGACCTTTGGTGACGCCGTGAACTTCATTCAGGGCGCGGTCTGA
- the dnaE gene encoding DNA polymerase III subunit alpha: protein MTQSSPRFIHLRTHSEHSLLEGAIHAAKLPALAAEMGMPAVALTDSNALFAGLEFSVKSQDKGVQPIIGCQVSVVTEKVTGPIVLLAQNRAGWLNLMSLSTVLYMREGTAPVHVTLAELESRTEGLICLTGGALGPLGQLVGQGLLPEARAFVEELKRFYPDRLYVELQRHRDGSGQPVAEEVSAEGGMIDLAYALDLPLVATNDVYFPKPDLYDAHDALICIAERAYVDQTQPRRRLTPSHYFKSSEEMAALFADLPEAIENTVEIARRCSFAVAKHKPILPRFADDEVVELRRQAEEGLARRLAVIPHSTTVEEYEKRLQFELDIIEQMGFPGYFLIVADFIKWAKDHGIPVGPGRGSGAGSLVAYALTITDIDPLRYSLLFERFLNPERVSMPDFDIDFCMDRREEVIRYVQDRYGRDKVGQIITFGALLSKAAVRDVGRVLQLPFGQVDRLSKMIPVEGVKPVSVTKALADEPRLREAAKEEVVARLLDYAAKLEGLYRNASTHAAGVVISPDPLDQLVPIYRDPASDMPATQFNMKWVEQAGLVKFDFLGLKTLTVIQNAVDLIRGGGRHLHIAPDGRTLYAPPETEIDEINAIPLDDAPTYELFSAARTVAVFQVESSGMMDALRRMRPTCIEDIVALVALYRPGPMENIPTYCDVKNGVKPLESLHPTIDPILSETQGIIVYQEQVMQIAQVMAGYSLGGADLLRRAMGKKIAEEMAKERPKFVEGCKAQGIDAKKSGEVFDLLEKFANYGFNKSHAAAYAVVSYQTAWLKANHPVEFMAAVMNCDIHLTDKLAIYKRETDRMGIEMVPPCVNRSLATYSVKEGRIHYALGALKGVGGEAMNLIVKARGETPFRDMVDFARRVDMKRVGKRPLETLARAGAFDQLDPNRSKVLRALDGLVAWSAAVQEAAQSNQSSLFGGGEDLPPPRAVTAPLWLPTEKLAEEHAAVGFYLSGHPLDDYQTALKRKNVSTLAEITLAAQDGAMVASIAGTVSSRQEKKSAKGTRYAFVSLSDPTGLYEVTVFSDTLDAHRQDLEPGANVVLQVQVEPSGELVKLLARGVTPLEAAIADAGADRLAITIADLHPVPEIAAALQRILSEVKAPARARGPISLRFRDGDDLVDVEIAADAPLTTPARQALRAIPGVLEIVDE from the coding sequence ATGACCCAAAGCTCTCCTCGATTCATTCACCTGCGCACCCATTCCGAGCATTCGCTTCTGGAGGGCGCGATCCATGCGGCCAAGCTGCCCGCGCTTGCGGCCGAGATGGGGATGCCGGCGGTCGCGTTGACCGACAGCAATGCGCTTTTCGCGGGGCTCGAGTTTTCGGTCAAATCGCAGGACAAGGGCGTGCAGCCGATCATCGGCTGTCAGGTCAGCGTCGTGACCGAGAAAGTGACCGGGCCGATCGTGCTTTTGGCGCAGAACCGGGCGGGCTGGCTCAATCTGATGAGCCTTTCGACGGTGCTTTACATGCGCGAGGGCACGGCACCGGTCCACGTCACTCTGGCCGAGCTGGAAAGCCGGACAGAGGGGCTGATCTGTCTGACCGGCGGGGCGCTTGGGCCCTTGGGCCAATTGGTCGGCCAGGGGCTTTTGCCCGAGGCGCGCGCTTTCGTCGAAGAGCTCAAGCGTTTTTACCCCGACCGGCTTTATGTCGAGCTGCAACGCCATCGCGACGGCTCGGGCCAACCCGTGGCTGAAGAGGTCTCGGCCGAGGGGGGCATGATTGATCTGGCCTATGCGCTCGATCTGCCATTGGTCGCGACGAATGATGTCTATTTCCCGAAGCCCGATCTTTACGACGCCCATGATGCGCTGATCTGCATCGCCGAGCGCGCCTATGTCGATCAGACCCAGCCGCGCCGCCGTCTGACGCCGTCCCATTACTTCAAATCCTCCGAGGAAATGGCCGCGCTTTTCGCCGATCTGCCCGAGGCGATCGAGAATACCGTGGAAATCGCGCGGCGCTGCTCTTTTGCCGTGGCCAAGCACAAGCCGATCCTGCCGCGCTTTGCCGATGACGAGGTGGTCGAGCTTCGGCGTCAGGCCGAGGAGGGGCTGGCGCGGCGCTTGGCGGTCATTCCTCATTCGACCACGGTCGAGGAATATGAAAAGCGCCTGCAATTCGAGCTCGATATCATCGAGCAGATGGGTTTTCCCGGCTATTTCCTGATCGTTGCCGATTTTATCAAATGGGCCAAGGATCACGGCATTCCAGTCGGGCCGGGCCGGGGGTCGGGTGCGGGCTCGCTCGTCGCCTATGCGCTGACCATTACCGATATCGATCCCTTGCGCTATTCGCTGCTCTTTGAGCGCTTCCTCAACCCCGAGCGGGTCTCGATGCCGGACTTCGACATCGACTTCTGCATGGATCGCCGCGAAGAGGTCATTCGCTACGTTCAGGACCGCTATGGCCGCGACAAGGTCGGCCAGATCATCACCTTCGGTGCGCTTTTGTCGAAAGCCGCGGTACGCGACGTGGGCCGCGTGCTGCAATTGCCCTTCGGTCAGGTCGATCGTCTGTCGAAGATGATCCCGGTTGAGGGAGTGAAGCCGGTTTCGGTGACGAAGGCGCTGGCCGATGAGCCGCGTCTGCGCGAGGCGGCGAAGGAAGAGGTCGTCGCGCGGCTGCTCGATTATGCGGCCAAGCTCGAAGGGCTTTACCGCAACGCCTCGACCCATGCCGCGGGGGTGGTGATCTCGCCCGATCCGCTCGATCAGCTGGTGCCGATCTACCGCGATCCGGCCTCGGACATGCCCGCGACCCAGTTCAATATGAAATGGGTCGAGCAGGCCGGTCTGGTCAAATTCGACTTTCTTGGCCTGAAGACACTGACCGTCATCCAAAACGCCGTCGATCTGATCCGGGGCGGTGGACGACATCTGCATATCGCGCCCGATGGCCGCACGCTTTATGCGCCGCCCGAGACCGAGATCGACGAAATCAACGCGATCCCGCTGGATGACGCGCCGACCTATGAGCTCTTCTCGGCGGCGCGCACGGTTGCGGTCTTTCAGGTGGAAAGCTCGGGCATGATGGATGCGCTGCGGCGCATGCGCCCGACCTGTATCGAGGATATCGTGGCCCTCGTGGCGCTTTACCGCCCCGGCCCGATGGAGAATATCCCGACCTATTGCGATGTGAAGAACGGCGTTAAACCGCTGGAATCCTTGCATCCGACGATTGATCCGATCCTGTCCGAGACGCAGGGCATCATCGTCTATCAGGAACAGGTGATGCAGATCGCGCAGGTCATGGCGGGTTATTCGCTTGGCGGCGCCGACCTGTTGCGCCGCGCCATGGGCAAGAAGATCGCCGAGGAAATGGCCAAGGAGCGCCCGAAATTCGTCGAGGGCTGCAAGGCGCAGGGGATTGATGCCAAGAAATCGGGCGAGGTTTTCGACCTGCTCGAAAAATTCGCGAATTACGGCTTCAACAAATCTCACGCCGCCGCCTATGCCGTGGTCAGCTATCAGACGGCTTGGCTCAAGGCGAACCATCCGGTCGAGTTCATGGCTGCGGTGATGAACTGCGATATCCATCTGACCGACAAACTTGCGATCTATAAGCGCGAGACCGACCGGATGGGGATCGAGATGGTGCCGCCTTGCGTGAACCGCTCGCTTGCCACCTATAGCGTGAAAGAGGGGCGCATCCATTATGCGCTCGGCGCGCTCAAAGGTGTCGGTGGCGAGGCGATGAATCTGATCGTCAAGGCGCGGGGCGAGACGCCCTTCCGCGATATGGTCGATTTTGCACGCCGGGTTGATATGAAGCGTGTGGGCAAGCGGCCGCTCGAAACTTTGGCGCGGGCCGGGGCTTTCGATCAGCTCGATCCGAACCGCTCGAAAGTGCTGCGTGCGCTTGACGGGCTGGTCGCTTGGTCGGCGGCGGTGCAAGAGGCCGCGCAATCGAACCAGAGCTCGCTGTTCGGGGGCGGCGAGGATCTGCCGCCGCCGCGCGCCGTCACCGCGCCTTTGTGGCTGCCGACCGAGAAACTGGCCGAGGAACATGCGGCGGTCGGCTTCTATCTCTCGGGCCATCCGCTCGACGATTATCAGACCGCGCTCAAGCGCAAGAATGTTTCGACCTTGGCCGAGATCACGCTGGCGGCGCAGGATGGCGCGATGGTTGCCTCGATTGCGGGCACGGTCTCGAGCCGGCAAGAGAAGAAATCGGCCAAGGGCACGCGCTACGCCTTTGTCAGCCTGTCGGACCCGACCGGGCTTTACGAGGTCACGGTCTTTTCCGACACGCTCGACGCGCATCGGCAGGATCTTGAACCGGGCGCCAATGTCGTCTTGCAGGTGCAGGTCGAGCCCTCGGGCGAATTGGTCAAGCTTTTGGCGCGCGGCGTCACGCCGCTCGAAGCCGCGATTGCCGATGCCGGGGCCGACCGTCTGGCGATCACGATTGCCGATCTTCATCCGGTTCCCGAGATCGCGGCCGCCCTGCAACGCATTCTGAGCGAGGTCAAAGCGCCCGCGCGGGCCCGCGGTCCGATCAGTCTGCGATTCCGTGACGGCGACGATTTGGTCGATGTCGAGATCGCTGCGGATGCCCCGCTCACAACCCCCGCGCGACAGGCCCTAAGGGCAATTCCCGGCGTGCTCGAAATCGTCGACGAATAA
- the ilvC gene encoding ketol-acid reductoisomerase, whose protein sequence is MRVYYDRDCDVNLIKDKKVAMLGYGSQGHAHALNLRDSGAKNVVVALREGSASAKKAEAEGLKVMGIAEAAAWADLIMFTMPDELQAETYKKYVHDNIREGAAIAFAHGLNIHFGLIEPKPGVDIIMMAPKGPGHTVRGEYTKGGGVPCLFAVHHDATGKAQDLALSYCSAIGGGRSGIIETNFRQECETDLFGEQAVLCGGLVELIRMGFETLVEAGYEPEMAYFECLHEVKLIVDLIYEGGIANMNYSISNTAEYGEYVSGPRILPYDETKARMKAVLTDIQTGKFVRDFMLENAVGQPSFKATRRINDEHQIEKVGEKLRAMMPWISKGKMVDKARN, encoded by the coding sequence ATGCGCGTTTACTACGATCGCGATTGCGATGTGAACCTGATCAAAGACAAAAAAGTGGCCATGCTCGGCTACGGCAGCCAGGGCCATGCCCATGCGCTGAACCTGCGCGATTCGGGTGCGAAAAACGTCGTCGTCGCCCTGCGCGAGGGCTCGGCCTCGGCCAAGAAAGCCGAAGCGGAAGGCCTGAAAGTCATGGGCATCGCCGAAGCCGCTGCTTGGGCCGACCTGATCATGTTCACCATGCCCGACGAACTGCAGGCCGAGACCTACAAGAAATACGTCCATGACAACATCCGTGAAGGCGCCGCGATTGCCTTCGCTCACGGCCTGAACATCCACTTCGGCCTGATCGAGCCGAAGCCGGGCGTCGACATCATCATGATGGCTCCCAAAGGCCCGGGCCACACCGTGCGCGGCGAATACACCAAAGGCGGCGGCGTGCCCTGCCTCTTCGCAGTCCACCACGACGCAACCGGCAAAGCTCAGGACCTCGCATTGTCCTATTGCTCGGCCATCGGTGGCGGCCGCTCGGGCATCATCGAGACCAACTTCCGTCAGGAATGCGAAACCGACCTCTTCGGCGAACAAGCCGTTCTCTGCGGCGGTCTGGTCGAACTGATCCGCATGGGCTTTGAAACCCTGGTCGAAGCTGGCTACGAGCCGGAAATGGCCTATTTCGAATGCCTGCACGAAGTGAAGCTGATCGTCGACCTGATCTATGAAGGCGGCATCGCCAACATGAACTACTCGATCTCGAACACCGCCGAATACGGCGAATATGTTTCGGGCCCGCGCATTCTGCCCTACGACGAGACCAAAGCCCGCATGAAAGCGGTCCTCACCGACATCCAGACCGGCAAATTCGTTCGCGACTTCATGCTGGAAAACGCTGTCGGCCAGCCCTCGTTCAAAGCGACCCGTCGTATCAACGACGAGCACCAGATCGAGAAAGTCGGCGAGAAACTGCGCGCAATGATGCCGTGGATCTCGAAAGGCAAAATGGTCGACAAAGCGCGCAACTAA
- a CDS encoding Lrp/AsnC family transcriptional regulator: MLDETDRRILRHLLADPEAPNTLLAERAGVTGASLWRRMEKMRAEGVIRAIRGRIDWRALGYGVEVSLRFTLDKTVPHAFDAFTAAAREVPEVIEIQTFLGSVDLRLSVIARDMGHWQQIYREKILTLPHVADSDALMLVSTIKSTQEMPL; this comes from the coding sequence ATGCTTGATGAGACGGATCGCCGTATTTTGCGCCATTTGCTCGCCGATCCCGAGGCGCCCAATACGCTGCTTGCCGAACGGGCAGGGGTGACGGGGGCAAGCCTGTGGCGCCGGATGGAAAAGATGCGGGCCGAGGGCGTGATCCGCGCCATTCGCGGGCGCATCGACTGGCGCGCGCTTGGCTATGGTGTCGAGGTGAGCCTGCGCTTCACGCTCGACAAGACCGTCCCCCATGCCTTCGACGCCTTCACCGCCGCCGCGCGCGAGGTGCCCGAGGTGATCGAAATCCAGACCTTCCTCGGCTCGGTCGATCTGCGGCTGTCGGTGATTGCGCGCGACATGGGCCATTGGCAGCAGATCTACCGCGAAAAGATCCTGACCTTGCCCCATGTCGCCGACAGCGATGCGCTGATGCTGGTCTCGACCATCAAATCGACGCAGGAGATGCCGCTGTGA
- a CDS encoding Lrp/AsnC family transcriptional regulator, with protein sequence MSVETDSTDLAILKLLAEDATRGAAEIGRALGLTQPAVWRRIRRLTEAGVMAGRRIEVDQTAAGFGVTIFLGIRLAAKGRTSMEDFERGVTAIPEVQVVQHVLGQFDYRLRVVARDIADFERILRRRIMTLPGIGQVEANVMLSEERRLGPL encoded by the coding sequence GTGAGCGTGGAAACCGATAGCACCGATCTCGCGATCCTGAAGCTTCTGGCCGAGGATGCGACGCGGGGGGCTGCCGAAATCGGGCGGGCGCTTGGCCTGACCCAGCCCGCCGTCTGGCGCCGCATTCGCCGCCTGACCGAGGCTGGCGTCATGGCCGGGCGCCGGATCGAGGTCGATCAGACGGCGGCTGGTTTCGGCGTCACGATCTTTCTGGGCATTCGGCTGGCGGCCAAAGGTCGCACCAGCATGGAGGATTTCGAGCGCGGCGTCACTGCGATCCCTGAGGTGCAGGTCGTTCAGCATGTGCTTGGGCAATTCGACTATCGCCTGCGCGTCGTCGCCCGCGACATTGCCGATTTCGAGCGCATCTTGCGTCGTCGGATCATGACCTTGCCCGGCATCGGTCAGGTCGAGGCCAATGTCATGCTGTCCGAAGAGCGCAGGCTCGGCCCGCTTTAG
- a CDS encoding lipoprotein-releasing ABC transporter permease subunit: MASTPPFSRYEFMIAWRYLRARRAEGGVSVMTWISLIGITLGVMALIATLAVRSGFREEFVDTILGANADTSLYYAPTYVINDLTDETYSVPGTISDYDALASKVAALPGVERATAIVRGQAMVSNGDRMNAAEIYGVTYDDIKKISRITDPETSQGSLENFEHGIAIGVGIARELGVSLGDKIQLISPNGAKTPVGVTPRISTYEVTYIFSAGRYDIDRTRIYMPLAEAQSYFNREGVADEIEVYVKDPEKVDDWTQPLLKIGGENAQVWTWKDSSGSFLKALDMEDNVMFIILSILVLIASMNITSGLIMLVKNKGRDIGILRTMGLTEGAILRVFFLCGAFTGVIGTIAGVALGVLFALNVDHIMAFVNFLSGGGAWDPSVRGIYELPAKLRGIDIAKAVGLSLALSFIVTIFPARRAARMNPVEALRYE; this comes from the coding sequence ATGGCCAGCACGCCCCCGTTCTCGCGCTATGAATTCATGATCGCCTGGCGCTATTTGCGGGCGCGCCGTGCCGAAGGCGGGGTCAGTGTGATGACCTGGATCAGCCTGATCGGCATCACTCTGGGCGTCATGGCGCTGATCGCGACATTGGCGGTCCGCTCTGGCTTTCGCGAGGAGTTCGTCGATACGATCCTTGGCGCCAACGCCGATACCTCGCTCTATTATGCGCCGACCTATGTCATCAATGATCTGACGGATGAGACCTATTCGGTGCCCGGCACGATCTCGGATTACGACGCTTTGGCGAGCAAGGTCGCGGCGCTGCCCGGGGTCGAGCGCGCGACGGCGATCGTGCGTGGACAGGCGATGGTCAGCAATGGCGACCGGATGAATGCGGCTGAGATTTACGGCGTAACCTACGACGATATCAAGAAAATATCTCGGATTACCGATCCTGAAACCTCGCAAGGCAGCCTCGAGAACTTTGAGCACGGCATTGCCATCGGCGTCGGTATTGCGCGCGAGCTGGGGGTCAGTCTGGGCGACAAGATCCAGCTGATTTCGCCCAATGGCGCCAAGACGCCGGTCGGCGTGACGCCGCGGATCTCGACCTATGAGGTCACCTATATCTTCTCGGCCGGGCGCTATGACATCGACCGCACGCGCATCTATATGCCGCTGGCCGAAGCGCAAAGCTATTTCAACCGCGAGGGCGTCGCCGATGAGATCGAGGTCTATGTCAAAGACCCCGAGAAAGTTGACGACTGGACCCAGCCGCTGTTGAAGATCGGTGGCGAGAATGCGCAGGTCTGGACTTGGAAGGATTCCTCAGGTTCCTTCCTCAAGGCTTTGGATATGGAGGATAATGTTATGTTCATCATCCTCTCCATCCTCGTGCTGATCGCCTCGATGAACATCACCTCTGGACTGATCATGCTGGTCAAGAACAAGGGCCGCGACATCGGGATCTTGCGCACGATGGGGCTGACCGAGGGCGCGATCCTGCGCGTCTTCTTCCTCTGCGGCGCTTTTACCGGCGTGATCGGCACGATTGCCGGTGTGGCGCTTGGCGTACTCTTCGCGCTCAATGTCGATCACATCATGGCCTTCGTGAACTTCCTCTCGGGCGGCGGCGCCTGGGATCCCTCGGTGCGCGGCATTTATGAGCTGCCCGCGAAGCTTCGCGGCATCGACATCGCCAAGGCAGTCGGCCTTTCGCTGGCTTTGTCCTTCATCGTCACGATTTTCCCGGCGCGCCGTGCGGCTCGCATGAACCCGGTAGAGGCGCTGCGTTATGAATGA
- a CDS encoding ABC transporter ATP-binding protein, producing the protein MNDVLRLENISKTYGKDGTAAVPVLKDLNLRVGAGEVVALVAPSGAGKSTLLHIAGLLDTPDSGRVLLKGRDLTGLSDKLRTAARREELGFVYQFHHLLPEFTAEENIVLPQLANGVSEKISKERARDLLGRVGLTHRADHRPAQLSGGEQQRVAFCRALANGPALLLADEPTGNLDPGTSDRVFDVLVSLVRETGLAALIATHNLQLAERMDRIIRLGEGARAEM; encoded by the coding sequence ATGAATGATGTTCTCCGTCTGGAAAATATTTCAAAGACTTACGGCAAGGACGGCACGGCTGCCGTGCCGGTGCTCAAGGACCTGAACCTGCGCGTCGGCGCGGGCGAGGTTGTGGCGCTGGTCGCGCCCTCGGGTGCGGGGAAATCGACGCTTCTTCATATTGCGGGGCTGCTCGATACGCCGGATTCCGGTCGCGTTCTGCTCAAGGGGCGCGATCTGACGGGGCTTTCAGACAAGCTGCGCACCGCGGCGCGGCGCGAAGAGCTGGGTTTCGTTTACCAGTTCCACCATCTTCTCCCGGAGTTCACGGCGGAAGAGAATATTGTTCTTCCCCAATTGGCTAATGGCGTTTCCGAGAAAATTTCGAAGGAACGTGCGCGGGATCTTCTTGGGCGCGTCGGGCTCACGCATCGCGCCGATCACCGTCCGGCCCAGCTCTCGGGAGGAGAGCAACAGCGCGTCGCTTTCTGCCGCGCGCTTGCCAATGGTCCGGCGCTTCTGCTGGCCGATGAGCCGACCGGAAACCTTGATCCGGGCACGTCGGATCGGGTCTTCGACGTGCTGGTGTCGCTGGTGCGCGAAACCGGGCTTGCCGCGCTGATCGCGACGCATAACCTGCAACTGGCCGAAAGGATGGACCGGATCATCCGGCTGGGCGAAGGCGCCCGCGCAGAGATGTGA
- a CDS encoding phosphatase PAP2 family protein — protein MKALALICACAVAGPPLADPLESFGTGMKYGLPLAAAVCAADQHRLKDFAVRGAVQAGVVLALKYYFEDAPIGRRPTGAGGGFPSGHTAAAAFGAADLAGKCFDDKPWAGALAYGAAGLTGYSRIHAGEHTPEQVWAGALIGFSLGAASFGIGKDGADFNVGLKF, from the coding sequence ATGAAAGCTCTCGCCCTGATTTGCGCTTGCGCGGTGGCAGGTCCGCCTTTGGCCGATCCGCTGGAAAGCTTCGGGACCGGGATGAAATATGGCTTGCCGCTTGCTGCGGCTGTCTGTGCTGCGGATCAACATCGGCTTAAGGATTTCGCGGTGCGGGGTGCGGTGCAGGCGGGCGTGGTGCTCGCGCTGAAATATTACTTCGAAGATGCGCCAATCGGGCGGCGTCCGACTGGCGCGGGCGGCGGCTTCCCCTCGGGCCATACTGCTGCGGCGGCCTTCGGCGCGGCGGATCTCGCGGGCAAATGCTTTGACGACAAGCCTTGGGCGGGCGCGCTCGCCTATGGCGCGGCGGGGCTGACCGGTTACAGCCGCATCCATGCCGGGGAACATACGCCCGAGCAGGTCTGGGCTGGCGCGCTGATCGGCTTTTCGCTCGGCGCGGCAAGCTTCGGCATCGGCAAGGATGGTGCGGATTTCAACGTGGGCTTGAAGTTCTGA
- a CDS encoding YnfA family protein, whose product MAVANAILLYLVAALAEIAGCFAFWAWLRLGRSVWWLLPGMISLAFFAWLLTRVDTGFAGRAYAAYGGVYIAASVGWLWLAEGQIPSRWDLLGGAICLVGMAVILMGTRAA is encoded by the coding sequence ATGGCCGTCGCGAACGCGATCCTGCTTTACCTTGTCGCCGCACTCGCCGAAATCGCGGGCTGCTTTGCTTTCTGGGCCTGGCTGCGTCTGGGGCGCTCAGTGTGGTGGTTGCTGCCCGGAATGATCTCGCTCGCCTTCTTTGCCTGGCTCTTGACCCGGGTCGATACAGGCTTTGCTGGTCGCGCCTATGCCGCCTACGGCGGCGTCTATATCGCGGCGTCCGTCGGCTGGCTCTGGCTCGCCGAAGGTCAAATCCCCTCGCGGTGGGATCTGCTTGGCGGGGCGATTTGTCTGGTCGGCATGGCGGTGATTTTGATGGGAACGCGGGCGGCCTGA
- a CDS encoding gamma-glutamylcyclotransferase, producing MSDKDALKPQGPLRLTEDHVRRVTRLVDGPRHNPDWRLMDDDDLDRLAQRLTAGRPAPVEIFAYGSLIWNPGFPVAARRRATARNWHRQFSIDLEHFRGSPEQPGLMLALASGGSCEGVLLEIAPATTAEALRAVLRRELVAHELAANFRWIEVETGGMEREALTFYADPVDVTLTDLPIEEQARRLAHANGAAGSGSEYLLRTAQSLEEAGIHDGYIWELQALVAEEIDRWSGMEGKN from the coding sequence ATGTCTGACAAGGACGCGCTCAAACCCCAAGGCCCGTTGCGTCTGACCGAGGACCATGTTCGCCGGGTTACGCGTCTGGTCGACGGGCCGCGCCACAATCCAGACTGGCGTCTGATGGACGATGACGATCTCGACCGGCTGGCGCAGCGCCTGACCGCGGGCCGCCCCGCGCCCGTCGAGATCTTTGCCTATGGCTCGCTGATCTGGAACCCCGGCTTTCCGGTTGCGGCGCGGCGGCGCGCGACCGCGCGCAACTGGCACCGGCAATTTTCGATCGACCTCGAGCACTTTCGTGGCTCACCCGAGCAGCCCGGGCTCATGCTCGCGCTCGCCTCGGGCGGAAGCTGTGAGGGCGTGCTTTTGGAAATCGCGCCCGCGACCACGGCCGAGGCCCTGCGCGCTGTCCTGCGTCGCGAGCTGGTCGCTCATGAGCTTGCCGCGAATTTCCGCTGGATCGAGGTCGAGACCGGCGGCATGGAGCGCGAGGCCCTGACCTTCTACGCCGATCCCGTCGATGTAACGCTCACCGATCTGCCGATCGAGGAGCAAGCCCGCCGGTTGGCCCATGCCAATGGCGCGGCGGGCTCTGGCTCGGAATATCTGCTGCGCACGGCGCAAAGCCTTGAGGAAGCTGGTATCCACGACGGCTATATCTGGGAACTTCAGGCATTGGTCGCCGAAGAGATCGACCGTTGGAGCGGCATGGAAGGAAAAAACTGA